A single genomic interval of bacterium harbors:
- a CDS encoding sulfatase-like hydrolase/transferase, whose translation MPTHYLHPKSGAHPFTRTDAPRPHIFLLSVDMIPRESYDPCSPLREHLRTPHMDRLFADGIRFSHACSTSPLCGPSRAAYLTGRYSYMTVNEERAHDGWQATLRPDDAIFPEYLKAAGYLTKHAGKGHVGTEKFLDAFGENGAPWNRWAPPLSDDDAYLAYLADRGLEPPVWHEPLTGVRPDGVTPGNSFGGWVRQANGEPFPPGGLYDFYLAELAARKLDAALRQREPGQPLYLQLDLFGPHQPFMIPESFRERFAELLQVVELPATYEEALSGDANWPRVYEFYRRNWGLYDRDLARRYMAMNLLQVEVQDAALGHFLAALDARGLYDEAALIFLGDHGEMNAERALVDKGVYGHPKVVLAPLGVKLPRGERAGETCADLVSLLDVAPTLLGLAGVEPTERLDGVSLLGPRASSPRSFIFEAGWHVCPNPAIALFAEHASRRFMYTYNLCDPRDELYDMDDTSYRDLSADPALAEVKLEMVRRLGAFLESDPRWTCYWHTFRLDKFEQLGRPGGDFQMYRPH comes from the coding sequence ATGCCCACGCACTACCTCCACCCCAAGTCCGGCGCACACCCGTTCACGCGCACCGACGCCCCCCGGCCCCACATCTTCTTGCTCAGCGTGGACATGATCCCGCGCGAGAGCTACGACCCGTGCTCGCCGCTGCGCGAGCACCTGCGCACGCCCCACATGGACCGGCTCTTCGCCGATGGCATCCGCTTCAGCCACGCCTGCAGCACCTCGCCGCTGTGCGGGCCGTCACGGGCGGCGTACCTCACCGGTCGCTACTCGTACATGACCGTCAATGAGGAACGCGCGCACGATGGGTGGCAGGCGACGCTGCGGCCCGATGACGCCATCTTCCCCGAATACCTGAAGGCCGCGGGCTACCTCACCAAGCACGCCGGCAAGGGGCATGTGGGCACCGAGAAGTTCCTCGACGCGTTCGGCGAGAATGGTGCGCCGTGGAACCGCTGGGCCCCGCCGCTCTCCGATGACGACGCCTACCTGGCGTATCTGGCGGACCGGGGCCTCGAGCCGCCCGTGTGGCACGAGCCGCTGACAGGCGTGCGGCCCGATGGCGTGACACCGGGCAACAGCTTCGGCGGATGGGTGCGCCAGGCGAATGGGGAGCCGTTCCCTCCGGGGGGGCTGTATGACTTCTACCTGGCGGAGCTGGCCGCCCGGAAGCTCGATGCGGCCTTGCGCCAGCGAGAGCCGGGCCAGCCACTCTACCTGCAGCTCGACCTCTTCGGCCCGCACCAGCCCTTCATGATCCCCGAGAGCTTCCGCGAGCGCTTTGCGGAGCTACTGCAGGTCGTCGAGTTGCCGGCGACATACGAGGAGGCCCTCAGCGGCGACGCCAACTGGCCGCGCGTGTACGAGTTCTACCGCCGCAACTGGGGCCTGTACGATCGCGACCTCGCCCGGCGCTACATGGCCATGAACTTGCTGCAAGTCGAGGTCCAGGACGCAGCTCTCGGCCACTTCCTGGCCGCCCTCGACGCACGTGGCCTGTACGACGAGGCGGCGCTCATCTTCCTGGGCGACCATGGCGAGATGAACGCCGAGCGGGCACTGGTAGACAAGGGTGTCTATGGCCACCCGAAGGTCGTCCTGGCGCCACTGGGGGTGAAGCTCCCCCGGGGCGAGCGCGCTGGTGAGACCTGCGCCGATCTCGTGTCGCTGCTCGATGTCGCGCCCACGCTCCTCGGCCTCGCCGGCGTCGAGCCGACCGAACGGCTGGATGGCGTGTCGTTACTGGGACCGCGGGCTTCCAGCCCGCGGTCGTTCATCTTCGAGGCGGGCTGGCACGTCTGCCCCAACCCCGCCATCGCCCTCTTCGCCGAACACGCCAGCCGCCGCTTCATGTACACCTACAACCTGTGCGACCCGCGTGACGAGTTGTATGACATGGACGACACCAGCTATCGCGATCTGTCCGCCGATCCGGCGCTGGCCGAGGTGAAGCTGGAGATGGTCCGCCGCCTGGGCGCCTTCCTGGAGAGCGACCCGCGCTGGACGTGCTATTGGCACACCTTCCGGCTCGACAAGTTCGAGCAGCTCGGTCGCCCCGGCGGCGACTTCCAGATGTATCGGCCGCACTGA
- a CDS encoding sulfatase, whose amino-acid sequence MANLLPMPDNLLFVFSDQQRAGDMGCEGNAQAITPHLDRMAAEGVRFTNAVSTCPVCTPYRAALLTGRYPLSNGMVINDVRLPVTETSLAHVLRDAGYVTGYFGKWHLDGPYRGGFTPPGPRRQGFDTWAAADCCHDYMKAWYYRDDPEPIWIEGYDSDHFTNLTIEFMRAWAGVSSRPQQPFCAFLSWAPPHNPYEVMPEAYKVHDPARMALRPNVPPEDEELARQQYAGYYSHITALDRNLGRLRAALEELGIAEDTLVIFTSDHGDMLRSHGLYEKQLPYEESTAVPFIACQPGRVPAGQTRDTLLNVPDLMPTLLSHLGVDCPRTVEGADLSFALRGRVGHEPTSAFIANPVPFMPHRMIPEWRGVRTKTHTYAETLDGPWLLFDNVADPYQRRNLADNPTVADTQTALQTELQGWLARLRDQFLPLEAYVERFGFDLAPSGHPVYYGEVGRHDPN is encoded by the coding sequence ATGGCGAACCTCCTGCCCATGCCCGACAACCTCCTCTTCGTCTTCTCCGACCAGCAGCGCGCCGGTGACATGGGCTGTGAGGGCAACGCGCAGGCGATCACACCCCATCTGGACCGGATGGCCGCCGAGGGTGTGCGCTTCACCAACGCGGTCAGCACCTGCCCGGTCTGCACGCCCTACCGCGCCGCGCTGCTGACGGGCCGCTACCCGCTGTCCAACGGCATGGTCATCAACGATGTGCGCCTACCGGTGACGGAGACGAGCCTCGCCCACGTGCTCCGCGACGCCGGCTACGTGACCGGGTATTTCGGCAAGTGGCACCTGGACGGGCCGTATCGCGGCGGCTTCACCCCGCCCGGCCCGCGCCGGCAGGGCTTCGACACCTGGGCCGCCGCCGACTGCTGCCACGACTACATGAAGGCCTGGTACTACCGCGACGATCCCGAGCCGATCTGGATCGAGGGCTACGACTCCGATCACTTCACCAACCTGACAATCGAGTTCATGCGCGCGTGGGCGGGCGTGTCCTCACGCCCGCAGCAGCCCTTCTGCGCCTTCCTGTCCTGGGCCCCGCCACACAACCCGTACGAGGTCATGCCCGAGGCATACAAAGTCCACGATCCGGCGCGGATGGCCCTGCGGCCCAATGTGCCGCCCGAGGACGAGGAGCTGGCGCGTCAGCAGTACGCGGGCTACTATAGCCACATCACGGCGCTGGACCGCAATCTGGGACGGCTACGGGCGGCGCTGGAGGAGCTGGGGATCGCTGAAGACACCCTCGTCATCTTCACCTCCGACCATGGCGACATGCTGCGCTCGCACGGGCTGTACGAGAAGCAACTCCCGTACGAGGAGAGCACTGCGGTGCCCTTCATCGCCTGCCAGCCGGGGCGCGTGCCGGCGGGGCAGACGCGCGACACGCTGCTGAACGTGCCGGACCTGATGCCCACGCTGCTGTCGCACCTGGGCGTGGACTGCCCGCGCACGGTCGAGGGGGCCGACCTGTCGTTCGCCCTGCGCGGACGCGTGGGCCACGAGCCCACTTCGGCCTTCATCGCCAACCCGGTGCCCTTCATGCCCCATCGCATGATCCCCGAGTGGCGCGGCGTCCGCACGAAGACACACACCTATGCCGAGACCCTCGACGGCCCGTGGCTGCTGTTCGACAACGTGGCCGATCCCTACCAGCGCCGCAACCTGGCGGACAACCCGACCGTCGCCGACACCCAGACCGCGCTGCAGACGGAGCTGCAGGGCTGGCTGGCGCGGCTGCGTGACCAATTCCTGCCGCTGGAGGCGTACGTCGAGCGCTTCGGCTTCGACCTGGCCCCCAGCGGCCATCCGGTCTACTACGGCGAGGTCGGCCGGCACGACCCGAACTAG
- a CDS encoding sugar phosphate isomerase/epimerase → MKLCGHTMGMPDKSIFEALEFCASLGLEGIEIRCAANGHLDPETVDPFRVALIAEAAHRSGVAIACLTPYYKDYSTPEAAEATLAGIHKTCQIAEDLDCRLVRATGGVWTEAMGGLEARTTRERIWDGTVAGLQQAADLAIQHHVRLALENHSGTLTQTAEDTVAMVRQVDRPNLGILMDHYWVVAAACCQQDAGAPTALLDAVRLQAPYVLHCHVKNIVWVDGKPQANFLDEGAIDWLPILRILQEHGYDGYLSDEYEKFWRPELPEPEEGMGRNARYLRETLGRL, encoded by the coding sequence ATGAAGCTGTGCGGACATACCATGGGCATGCCGGATAAGAGCATCTTCGAGGCCCTCGAGTTCTGCGCGAGCCTGGGCCTGGAAGGTATCGAGATCCGCTGTGCCGCCAACGGCCACCTCGACCCCGAGACGGTCGACCCCTTCCGGGTGGCGCTGATCGCCGAGGCGGCCCACCGGTCGGGCGTCGCCATCGCCTGCCTGACGCCCTACTACAAGGACTACTCCACACCCGAAGCGGCCGAGGCCACGCTGGCGGGGATTCACAAGACGTGTCAGATCGCCGAGGACCTGGACTGCCGGCTCGTGCGGGCGACGGGCGGGGTGTGGACCGAGGCCATGGGCGGGCTGGAAGCCCGCACTACACGCGAGCGCATCTGGGACGGCACGGTGGCTGGCCTGCAACAGGCCGCCGACCTCGCCATCCAGCACCACGTCCGGCTGGCCCTGGAGAACCACTCGGGGACGCTGACGCAGACGGCCGAGGACACAGTGGCCATGGTGCGGCAGGTGGATCGGCCGAACCTCGGGATTCTCATGGATCACTACTGGGTGGTGGCGGCGGCCTGCTGCCAGCAGGATGCTGGCGCTCCTACGGCCCTGCTCGACGCGGTGCGGCTGCAGGCGCCGTATGTGCTGCACTGCCATGTGAAGAACATCGTGTGGGTAGACGGCAAGCCGCAGGCCAACTTCCTGGACGAGGGCGCGATAGACTGGCTGCCCATTCTGCGCATCTTGCAGGAACACGGCTACGATGGTTACCTGTCCGATGAGTACGAGAAGTTCTGGCGCCCGGAGCTGCCCGAGCCCGAGGAGGGCATGGGGCGCAACGCGCGATACCTCCGGGAGACGCTGGGACGGCTCTGA
- a CDS encoding GxxExxY protein, whose product MGQDAATLHEELTGTIIGACFEVANELGRGFLESVYQHALAVVLSERGLQVATEVPVRVLFHGQTVGNFYADLLVEDKVIVELKVARELAPEHRAQLINYLNASDLEVGLLVNFGTPKVDWKRCWSSRPAVPSAQPESTP is encoded by the coding sequence ATGGGCCAAGACGCGGCGACGCTGCATGAGGAGCTGACAGGCACCATCATCGGCGCTTGCTTTGAGGTTGCCAACGAGCTTGGGCGAGGATTCCTGGAATCGGTGTACCAGCACGCGCTGGCTGTTGTCCTGAGCGAGAGGGGGTTGCAGGTAGCCACGGAGGTCCCGGTGCGCGTACTGTTCCACGGACAGACCGTGGGCAACTTCTACGCCGACCTACTGGTGGAGGACAAGGTCATTGTGGAACTCAAGGTGGCCCGCGAACTCGCGCCAGAGCACCGGGCCCAACTCATCAACTACCTGAACGCCAGTGACCTGGAGGTCGGCCTGCTTGTCAACTTCGGCACACCGAAGGTAGACTGGAAGCGCTGCTGGAGTTCGCGTCCGGCTGTCCCTTCAGCCCAACCTGAGTCAACGCCTTAG